Below is a window of 'Nostoc azollae' 0708 DNA.
GGACATCGAAGAGCTGATTCACCGCTTACCAACTTTGAAAAAATGGTTTGTTGAAATCTTTTGTCGAAGTGACTGACGTTTTGGATCATTTTTTTAGTTGGAACACTCTTAGAGAACTAAATAGAAAATTTACTGACTCTGATAATAGCCTTTTTATAAGACAAAAATTGAGCCAAGGTCAAGTTATTGCTTCTTTACAAAATGAGTTAGTGAGTGAACATGATCGCTCAACAGGAAATACAATCACTGTCTATCATATTTTCCTTGATTGCTCTGAAATTTCCATCTAAGAAAATAGGGTTAGCGATGGCATCTTCCCCGCTTACCTCTGCAAACTTTGGGGATCTAGGGCATCACGCAACCCATCACCCAGTAAGTTGAAAGCTAAAACAGTGAGAATAATTAATATTGCAGGTGGCAAAATCAGCCAAGGTTGTAATACTAAAATTGAAGCATTACTTGCTAAGGAAAGCATATTTCCCCAAGAGGGATCTGGTTGTTGAATGCCTAAACCAATCAGACTCAAAACTGCTTCTGCACCAATAAAACTAGGAATTGTTAGAGTAGCAGAAATAATTGCATAACTAGCCGTTTGGGGCAGAACATGACGGCGAATAATATAAATCGGCTTACCACCCATGGCTAGTGATGCTTGTACAAATTCCCGTTCTTTAATTGATAGGACTTGACCACGAATCACTCTGGCTAAACCTGCCCAACTAATTACAGATGTAATAACAACAATTAATAAAAATCTTTGTGTACTGGTTAATTGTGGACTTAACACTCCTGATAATGCTGCTAACAGATAAATGCTGGGAAAGGTCATCAACACTTCTGCTAAACGCATGATTACACTATCAATTACACCGCCGAAATAACCAGATATACCACCTATCAGCAAGCCCAATGGATAGGTGATGATGATGCCAAAAATACCAATAAATAAACTAATCCGACCACCATAAAGCAGACGACTAAACTGATCTCTTCCTTGTTCATCAGTACCCAAAATATTCCATTTTGCTTCGCCAGTTGAACCAAATAAATGCCAATTTAGGGGTATACCAGGAATAATGGTGACTTCATCCCATTTAGGAGGTAGGGGTAAACTTAATTGAAATAATTTATATTCAGTCCCGGAAACAAAGAAACCTAACGGTGTTGGTTTTTTAAGGTCTATAATTAATTTCCGTTCCCCTGTTTCTAGACTTATGTCTCCTTGAGTTGTGGGATAAATATGGGGCCCAATAGATTCACCTTCTGGGGAAACCCAATGAATACGGGTTGGTGGCAATAGTGAACCATTTGGCTGTGAATCGTAAGGATTATAGGGGGCGATAAAATCAGCCCCAATTACTCCTACATAGAACACTAATAGTAGAGTTGCCCCAAATTGCGCTAAAGAATTTTTCTTGAGTCTCTGCCACCAATTCATAATTTTGATTTACAAGTCTAACAATTTTAGATTTTAAGTTTTGGATTTTACATCCTTTGACTGAATAAATTCGGGCTATTGCAGCTTTTTAAAGTTTTGAATTTTCAATCCAAAATCCGAAATTGA
It encodes the following:
- a CDS encoding ABC transporter permease, encoding MNWWQRLKKNSLAQFGATLLLVFYVGVIGADFIAPYNPYDSQPNGSLLPPTRIHWVSPEGESIGPHIYPTTQGDISLETGERKLIIDLKKPTPLGFFVSGTEYKLFQLSLPLPPKWDEVTIIPGIPLNWHLFGSTGEAKWNILGTDEQGRDQFSRLLYGGRISLFIGIFGIIITYPLGLLIGGISGYFGGVIDSVIMRLAEVLMTFPSIYLLAALSGVLSPQLTSTQRFLLIVVITSVISWAGLARVIRGQVLSIKEREFVQASLAMGGKPIYIIRRHVLPQTASYAIISATLTIPSFIGAEAVLSLIGLGIQQPDPSWGNMLSLASNASILVLQPWLILPPAILIILTVLAFNLLGDGLRDALDPQSLQR